A single genomic interval of Lysobacter avium harbors:
- the rsmB gene encoding 16S rRNA (cytosine(967)-C(5))-methyltransferase RsmB, with protein MTVTPGSQPRIAATRVLDAVLHHGRSLKAELAGAQQELEDPRDRALVEAICLAVLRQPARFDAALAAWMPRPLARRDRELRALLLVGFAQLDPMGLPAHAAVAATVEAARGLGRDHQAGMVNALLRRALREGLPASESHAHWPGWLRTRIEADWPTDAASILDASEQAPPMWLRVNRQQGARDAYRAELAAAGIEGAVVEGLDDALRLDAPVPVAGLPGFAEGRVSVQDGAAQRVIDAMPVRGRMRVLDACAAPGGKAAHLLEREPGIELTALDIDRRRLRHVRATLDRVQLGADATLLAADATDLAAWWDGVPFDAIVLDAPCSATGIIRRQPDVLLHRRESDIDNLVALQGRLLDALWQTAAPGGALVYTTCSILRDENDRQIAGFLARTTDAHAEPLDESFGRAPVQEAHGRQRLPGEDGMDGFFYARLRKAPASLGGE; from the coding sequence ATGACCGTCACCCCGGGCAGCCAGCCGCGCATTGCCGCCACCCGCGTGCTGGACGCCGTCCTGCATCACGGACGCTCGCTGAAGGCCGAGCTGGCGGGCGCGCAGCAGGAACTGGAAGACCCGCGCGACCGCGCGCTGGTGGAGGCAATCTGCCTGGCGGTCCTGCGCCAGCCGGCGCGGTTCGACGCGGCACTGGCGGCGTGGATGCCGCGGCCGCTGGCGCGTCGCGATCGCGAGCTGCGGGCGCTGCTGCTGGTCGGTTTCGCCCAGCTCGACCCGATGGGCCTGCCGGCACACGCGGCGGTCGCGGCGACGGTTGAGGCGGCGCGAGGACTTGGTCGCGACCACCAGGCCGGGATGGTCAACGCCCTGTTGCGCCGCGCCCTGCGCGAAGGCCTGCCTGCTTCGGAATCCCACGCGCACTGGCCGGGCTGGCTGCGCACGCGCATCGAGGCCGACTGGCCTACAGACGCCGCGTCGATCCTGGACGCCAGCGAGCAGGCGCCGCCGATGTGGCTGCGGGTCAATCGCCAACAGGGCGCTCGCGATGCGTATCGCGCCGAGCTGGCCGCAGCGGGAATCGAAGGTGCCGTGGTGGAAGGGCTGGACGACGCCCTGCGCCTCGACGCGCCGGTGCCCGTCGCCGGCTTGCCCGGCTTTGCCGAAGGCCGGGTGTCGGTGCAGGACGGCGCCGCGCAGCGCGTGATCGACGCGATGCCGGTGCGGGGCCGGATGCGGGTGCTGGACGCCTGCGCCGCGCCCGGTGGCAAGGCCGCCCATCTGCTGGAACGTGAACCGGGCATCGAACTGACTGCGCTGGACATCGACCGGCGCCGCCTGCGCCATGTCCGGGCGACGCTTGACCGCGTACAACTGGGCGCGGATGCCACGCTGCTGGCGGCCGACGCCACCGATCTGGCGGCGTGGTGGGACGGCGTGCCATTTGATGCCATCGTGCTGGACGCGCCTTGCTCGGCGACCGGCATCATCCGCCGCCAACCCGACGTGCTGCTGCACCGGCGCGAGTCCGACATCGACAACCTGGTCGCGCTGCAGGGCCGGCTGCTGGACGCGTTGTGGCAAACCGCGGCGCCGGGTGGAGCTCTGGTCTACACGACCTGCTCGATCCTTCGCGACGAGAACGACCGCCAGATCGCCGGCTTCCTTGCCCGCACCACCGATGCGCACGCCGAGCCGCTGGACGAAAGCTTCGGCCGCGCGCCGGTCCAGGAAGCCCACGGCCGGCAACGCCTGCCCGGCGAGGACGGCATGGACGGGTTCTTCTATGCGCGACTGCGCAAGGCGCCGGCTTCACTCGGCGGCGAGTAG
- the def gene encoding peptide deformylase, protein MAQLPILEFPDPRLRTVATDVDPSQIGSPEFQRLLDDMFETMYDAPGIGLAASQVDVHQRFMVIDVSEENDTPMVFINPQILASEGEEVHEEGCLSVPGIFAEVTRAERITVKALDREGESFELDCDGLLAVCVQHEMDHLLGKLFVDYLSPLKREMVRKKLAKARRNAA, encoded by the coding sequence ATGGCCCAGTTACCGATCCTCGAATTTCCCGATCCGCGCCTGCGCACCGTCGCGACCGACGTCGATCCGTCGCAGATCGGATCGCCGGAATTCCAGCGCCTGCTCGATGACATGTTCGAGACCATGTACGACGCACCCGGCATCGGGCTGGCGGCGAGCCAGGTGGATGTCCACCAGCGCTTCATGGTGATTGATGTGTCGGAGGAAAACGACACGCCGATGGTGTTCATCAACCCGCAGATCCTCGCCAGCGAAGGCGAAGAGGTGCACGAGGAGGGTTGCCTGTCGGTGCCCGGGATCTTTGCCGAGGTGACCCGCGCCGAGCGGATCACGGTCAAGGCACTGGATCGCGAGGGCGAGTCCTTCGAGCTGGACTGCGACGGCCTGCTGGCGGTCTGCGTCCAGCACGAGATGGACCATCTGCTGGGCAAGCTGTTCGTGGACTACCTGTCTCCGCTGAAGCGCGAGATGGTGCGCAAGAAGCTGGCCAAGGCGCGCCGCAACGCCGCCTGA
- a CDS encoding LysM peptidoglycan-binding domain-containing protein, with protein MLKPIRTVATAALLTIATFAMAAGLRGDHPDTYVVKKGDTLWDIAGTFLQKPWLWPEIWQANPQVENPHLIYPGDVLSLAYLNRVTAQPGPRQLAPVTGVPLSQIEPFLKDLRVVDEIDSLPHVVGLEEDRLRSAKGQAVYIKGLPGAVAGQRYAVVRPTQRYARLDRTMCCDIFDAADLDNRGRRTIDFERHWTNVVVPDHGSEILGYELMQQATGTVTRGEVGGIEATTMVLDDSGREVRIGDRLIPVAAQPYDLQFFPHPPRQQFEYGRARVLAVADMLRTGGPRDVVALSVGARDGVDNGTVFSGWRVGSEVVDRMSTGSGWDRSEDSFGRANRVRLPDEFAGHLMVFRTFDKVSYALVMEGIRPIQVGHELKHPDAPY; from the coding sequence ATGTTGAAGCCGATCCGCACGGTCGCTACCGCTGCGTTGCTGACAATTGCCACCTTTGCCATGGCCGCCGGGTTGCGCGGGGATCACCCCGACACCTATGTGGTCAAGAAGGGTGACACCTTGTGGGACATCGCCGGAACCTTCCTCCAGAAACCCTGGCTGTGGCCGGAAATCTGGCAGGCCAACCCGCAGGTGGAGAATCCGCACCTCATCTATCCCGGCGACGTATTGTCGCTGGCGTACCTGAACCGCGTCACCGCCCAACCCGGCCCGCGCCAGCTGGCCCCGGTCACCGGCGTTCCGCTGTCGCAGATCGAGCCGTTCCTGAAGGACCTGCGGGTCGTCGATGAAATCGACAGCCTTCCGCACGTCGTCGGCCTGGAAGAGGACCGCCTGCGCAGCGCCAAGGGCCAGGCCGTCTACATCAAGGGCCTGCCGGGCGCCGTCGCCGGCCAGCGCTATGCGGTGGTGCGTCCGACCCAGCGCTACGCCCGCCTGGACCGGACCATGTGCTGCGACATCTTCGATGCCGCCGACCTGGACAACCGCGGCCGGCGCACGATCGATTTCGAGCGCCACTGGACCAACGTGGTCGTGCCCGACCACGGATCGGAAATCCTCGGCTACGAACTGATGCAGCAGGCGACCGGCACGGTTACCCGCGGCGAAGTGGGCGGCATCGAAGCCACCACCATGGTGCTGGACGACAGCGGCCGCGAAGTGCGCATCGGCGATCGCCTGATCCCGGTCGCGGCGCAGCCGTATGACCTGCAGTTCTTCCCGCACCCGCCGCGCCAGCAGTTCGAGTACGGCCGTGCCCGCGTGTTGGCCGTGGCGGACATGCTGCGCACCGGTGGGCCCCGCGACGTGGTCGCCCTGTCGGTCGGCGCCCGTGACGGCGTGGACAACGGCACCGTGTTCTCCGGCTGGCGCGTCGGCAGCGAAGTGGTCGACCGCATGAGCACCGGCAGCGGCTGGGACCGCAGCGAGGACAGCTTCGGGCGCGCCAATCGCGTGCGCCTGCCAGACGAGTTCGCCGGCCACCTGATGGTGTTCCGGACCTTCGACAAGGTCAGCTACGCACTGGTGATGGAGGGCATCCGCCCGATCCAGGTCGGGCACGAACTGAAGCACCCCGACGCGCCGTACTGA
- the fmt gene encoding methionyl-tRNA formyltransferase, producing the protein MRIVFAGTPEFAVPSLRAAAKRNEVVAVYTQPDRPAGRGRGLAPSPVKRVAQDLGIPVYQPENFRSAAARDELAALEPDLLVVVAYGLILPQSVLDIPAEGCWNVHASLLPRWRGAAPIQRAIQAADTRTGVCLMRMEKGLDTGPVLLSQAIDIRADETGGQLHDRLAELGAQVLADGLGLLRGGLRPQAQPQPESGVTYAHKLDKAEAKLDWNRPAIELANKVRAFNPWPMAEAVIGGERLRLHAAVAVPREHDAEPGTVLAAGRDGIDVACGEGSLRVRVLQRDGGKAITAADYLNGRRDLVIGG; encoded by the coding sequence ATGAGAATCGTCTTTGCCGGTACCCCGGAATTCGCCGTGCCCAGTCTGCGCGCAGCGGCCAAGCGCAACGAAGTCGTCGCCGTCTACACCCAGCCCGACCGGCCTGCCGGCCGCGGCCGTGGTCTGGCGCCCTCCCCGGTGAAGCGGGTGGCGCAGGATTTAGGGATCCCGGTCTACCAGCCGGAGAACTTCCGCAGCGCCGCCGCGCGCGACGAACTGGCTGCATTGGAGCCCGATCTGCTGGTGGTTGTGGCCTACGGCCTGATCCTGCCGCAGTCGGTGCTGGACATCCCCGCCGAGGGGTGCTGGAACGTGCACGCCTCGCTGCTGCCGCGCTGGCGCGGTGCGGCGCCGATCCAGCGCGCCATCCAGGCGGCCGACACCCGCACCGGCGTGTGCCTGATGCGCATGGAGAAGGGCCTCGACACCGGTCCAGTGCTGCTGTCGCAGGCCATCGACATCCGCGCCGATGAAACCGGCGGCCAGTTGCACGACCGGCTGGCGGAGCTGGGCGCGCAGGTGTTGGCTGACGGCCTGGGCCTGCTGCGTGGCGGGTTGCGTCCGCAAGCGCAGCCGCAGCCCGAGAGCGGCGTCACCTACGCGCACAAGCTCGACAAGGCCGAGGCCAAGCTCGACTGGAATCGCCCGGCAATCGAGCTGGCCAACAAGGTGCGCGCGTTCAATCCGTGGCCGATGGCGGAGGCGGTGATCGGCGGCGAGCGCCTGCGCCTGCACGCCGCGGTCGCCGTGCCGCGAGAGCACGACGCGGAGCCGGGCACCGTCCTCGCCGCGGGTCGCGACGGGATCGACGTGGCGTGCGGCGAAGGCAGCCTGCGCGTGCGCGTGCTGCAGCGCGACGGCGGCAAGGCGATCACCGCGGCCGACTATCTCAACGGGCGCCGTGACCTGGTCATCGGCGGTTGA
- a CDS encoding L-threonylcarbamoyladenylate synthase, with amino-acid sequence MSAPFAGTLCDLQSVVRALRQGGVIAYPTEAVWGLGCDPFNQAAVVRLLDIKQRPVAKGLILIAGALAQLDGLVDWSALAAERCVEVRASWPGPHTWVVPATAAVPRVITGDHDSVAVRVSAHPTVVALCAAWGGVLVSTSANLAGRPPATCIDQLDPALLARIDGVLTGDVGGRATPSTIRDARTGAILRA; translated from the coding sequence GTGTCCGCCCCTTTTGCCGGCACGCTCTGCGACCTGCAGTCCGTCGTGCGCGCCCTGCGCCAGGGCGGCGTCATCGCCTACCCGACCGAAGCGGTGTGGGGGCTGGGCTGCGATCCCTTCAACCAGGCGGCGGTAGTCAGGCTGCTCGACATCAAGCAGCGCCCGGTCGCAAAGGGGCTGATCCTGATCGCCGGCGCACTGGCGCAGCTGGACGGACTGGTCGACTGGTCCGCGTTGGCAGCGGAGCGCTGCGTTGAGGTGCGGGCCAGCTGGCCCGGTCCGCACACCTGGGTGGTGCCCGCCACCGCCGCCGTCCCGCGGGTGATCACCGGCGATCACGACAGCGTCGCGGTCCGTGTCAGTGCCCACCCGACGGTCGTTGCCCTGTGCGCGGCGTGGGGCGGCGTGCTGGTGTCGACCAGTGCCAACCTGGCCGGCCGACCGCCCGCGACTTGCATCGATCAACTGGACCCGGCGCTGTTGGCCAGGATCGACGGCGTGCTCACCGGCGACGTCGGTGGCCGCGCGACCCCCAGCACGATCCGGGACGCGCGCACGGGCGCGATCCTGCGGGCCTGA
- a CDS encoding DUF4124 domain-containing protein: MKPAALSRGTQLFALLLLAAGLTLPTGACADGGDEQVTIYRCTDAQGRLSLRDSPCRRGEQQEMRGMQRPQDPPPPPPARPRCPRRPLSSPADPSRLRRPPGQRRHRSIAA, translated from the coding sequence ATGAAGCCGGCTGCACTCTCCCGCGGTACACAGCTGTTTGCGCTGCTGCTGCTTGCGGCCGGTCTCACGCTGCCAACAGGCGCATGCGCCGACGGCGGCGATGAGCAGGTGACCATCTACCGTTGCACCGACGCCCAAGGCCGGCTGAGCCTGCGCGACTCCCCCTGCCGCCGCGGAGAGCAGCAGGAGATGCGGGGAATGCAACGCCCGCAGGACCCGCCACCGCCACCCCCAGCGCGACCGCGGTGCCCCCGCCGACCATTGTCGTCTCCCGCGGACCCGAGCCGGCTCCGGCGCCCGCCCGGTCAGCGCCGCCATCGGTCTATCGCTGCGTAA
- a CDS encoding glycosyltransferase family 4 protein has protein sequence MKLLLTNFHDGDGGGHTTYLASLAKGLAPRREVSVCVAAPPESRLLREAGAIPGVATLAQPFPNGLRRLGAIRRAREALAAHLREHAYDLIHVNGSADHRLVLAAMRRLPRRPRLLLTKHNSKPMQGIGHWWRARRTDQVIAVSDFTRRALANTAYARCRLATVHNGIDTDYYAPWPADRARAERDARFADSPALVLGSNAGTADYKGWMDLVEAIALIPAAQREQVRVLLAGRPPSAGSLARMDALGLRGQVHFAGLLDDVRPMIAAIDAGFVLSWDVETISFACREMMAMGKPVLVSDYAGLPENIRLGVDGWVTPVRDVPGIAAAIQMLLEQRATLPAMGEAARAHALEEFGIDRFVDGTEAVYRELLAAE, from the coding sequence ATGAAGCTCCTGCTGACCAACTTCCACGACGGCGACGGCGGCGGTCATACGACCTACCTGGCGTCGCTGGCCAAGGGGCTTGCGCCGCGCCGGGAGGTCTCCGTCTGCGTCGCCGCCCCACCCGAAAGCCGCCTGCTGCGCGAGGCCGGCGCGATCCCCGGCGTGGCCACGCTGGCCCAGCCCTTCCCCAATGGTTTGCGCCGGCTGGGGGCGATCCGCCGCGCCCGCGAGGCGCTGGCAGCGCATCTGCGCGAGCATGCGTACGACCTCATCCACGTCAATGGCTCGGCCGACCATCGGCTGGTGCTGGCCGCGATGCGCCGGTTGCCCAGACGACCCCGCCTGCTGCTGACCAAACACAATTCCAAGCCGATGCAGGGCATCGGCCACTGGTGGCGCGCGCGCCGCACCGACCAGGTGATCGCGGTCAGCGACTTCACCCGCCGCGCCCTTGCCAACACCGCCTACGCGCGCTGCCGCCTGGCCACCGTGCACAACGGCATCGATACCGACTACTACGCGCCATGGCCGGCCGACCGCGCGCGCGCGGAACGCGACGCACGCTTTGCCGATTCACCCGCGCTGGTGCTGGGCAGCAATGCCGGCACCGCCGACTACAAGGGCTGGATGGACCTGGTGGAGGCCATCGCGCTGATCCCGGCGGCACAGCGCGAACAGGTGCGCGTGCTGCTGGCAGGGCGTCCGCCGTCGGCCGGCTCGCTGGCGCGGATGGACGCGCTGGGGCTGCGCGGGCAGGTGCATTTCGCCGGCCTGCTGGACGATGTCCGGCCGATGATCGCCGCGATCGACGCCGGCTTCGTGCTGTCCTGGGATGTGGAAACGATCTCCTTCGCCTGCCGGGAGATGATGGCGATGGGCAAGCCGGTGCTGGTCAGCGACTACGCCGGCCTGCCGGAAAATATCCGCCTCGGTGTGGATGGCTGGGTCACGCCGGTGCGTGACGTGCCGGGGATCGCCGCGGCAATCCAGATGCTGCTGGAGCAGCGCGCCACCTTGCCGGCCATGGGCGAGGCGGCACGCGCCCATGCGCTGGAGGAATTCGGCATTGATCGCTTCGTGGACGGCACCGAGGCGGTGTACCGCGAGCTACTCGCCGCCGAGTGA
- the dprA gene encoding DNA-processing protein DprA, whose amino-acid sequence MDDSAALDSAAAPSTPVDRNDGARNHALLRLLDCAGPAAARRNLLTQASPENALAAGPSLWRAVGLQARQVAQLQMPPADAVGRSMDWLAAPDHHLIGWDDPDYPPLLRHAQNPPLALFVAGDPALLWLPAVAIVGSRSPTPGGADNAREFARVLAGQGLMIASGMAAGVDTAVHESTLGAGGDTVAVLGTGPDVPYPRANTALHARIATNGAVVSEHLPGTGVRREHFPSRNRILAGLCLGTLVIEAAYRSGALITARLSAECGREVMAVPGSIHNPLARGCHRLIRDGACLIESPSDVADLLAPAISAQASHLRERLAAPSSGESPRSRDTQLPLDPSPPPASRRESAHPAPPSQNDGDHHILWQALGHDPTDMDQLVQRTGLTPARLSSMLLPLELEGRVVAQHGRFHRHR is encoded by the coding sequence ATGGACGATTCCGCTGCCCTCGATTCCGCTGCCGCCCCTTCCACGCCGGTCGACCGCAATGACGGCGCGCGCAACCACGCCCTGCTCCGGTTGCTGGATTGCGCCGGTCCCGCCGCGGCCCGGCGCAACCTGCTGACCCAGGCGTCGCCGGAGAACGCACTGGCCGCCGGACCCTCGTTGTGGCGGGCGGTCGGGTTGCAGGCCCGGCAAGTTGCGCAGCTGCAGATGCCGCCCGCCGACGCGGTAGGTCGCTCGATGGACTGGCTGGCGGCGCCGGACCATCACCTGATCGGCTGGGACGATCCGGACTATCCGCCATTGCTGCGGCACGCGCAGAACCCACCCCTCGCCCTGTTCGTCGCCGGCGACCCCGCCCTGCTCTGGCTGCCCGCCGTCGCCATCGTCGGCAGCCGCTCGCCGACGCCGGGCGGGGCGGACAATGCACGCGAGTTCGCCCGCGTATTGGCCGGCCAGGGCCTGATGATCGCCAGCGGCATGGCCGCCGGGGTCGATACCGCCGTCCACGAGTCGACCCTGGGGGCGGGCGGCGACACCGTGGCCGTGCTGGGGACCGGTCCGGACGTTCCCTATCCGCGCGCCAACACCGCGCTGCATGCGCGCATCGCCACGAACGGCGCGGTGGTCAGCGAGCACCTTCCCGGCACCGGCGTGCGCCGCGAGCATTTCCCCAGCCGCAACCGGATCCTCGCCGGGCTCTGCCTGGGGACGCTGGTGATCGAGGCCGCCTATCGCTCCGGCGCACTGATCACCGCCCGTCTGTCGGCCGAATGCGGGCGCGAGGTGATGGCCGTTCCCGGGTCGATCCACAACCCGTTGGCGCGCGGCTGCCACCGCCTGATCCGCGACGGCGCCTGCCTGATCGAGAGCCCGTCGGACGTCGCCGACCTGTTGGCCCCCGCCATCAGCGCGCAGGCCAGCCACTTGCGCGAACGTCTGGCCGCCCCCAGTTCAGGGGAGTCGCCCCGTTCGCGCGACACGCAGCTCCCGCTCGACCCGTCACCGCCGCCGGCCTCCCGCCGCGAATCCGCCCACCCCGCACCACCTAGCCAGAACGACGGTGACCACCACATTTTGTGGCAGGCCCTCGGTCACGACCCTACAGATATGGATCAGCTTGTTCAGCGCACCGGATTGACGCCCGCACGCCTGTCATCCATGCTGCTGCCGCTGGAGCTGGAGGGTCGAGTGGTCGCGCAACACGGCCGCTTCCATCGCCATCGATGA
- a CDS encoding DUF494 family protein, protein MKESILDVLLYLFEHYFTEDADLVRDRENLQSGPLFEELGQAGFSAAEINKAFEWLDALARQRPAPSPVRADRPTRVYAGPELDRLDTDCRGFLLFLEQHGVLDAGQRELVIDRAMALDQHEIDLDDLKWVVLMVLFNQPGSEAAYAWMETQMFEEEPDPVH, encoded by the coding sequence ATGAAAGAAAGCATTCTGGATGTCCTGCTGTACCTGTTCGAGCACTACTTCACTGAAGATGCGGACCTCGTCCGCGACCGTGAAAACCTGCAAAGCGGGCCGTTGTTCGAGGAACTCGGCCAGGCAGGCTTCAGCGCTGCCGAGATCAACAAGGCATTTGAGTGGCTGGATGCACTGGCGCGACAGCGGCCGGCGCCCAGTCCCGTGCGCGCGGATCGGCCGACGCGTGTCTACGCAGGGCCCGAGCTGGACCGGCTGGACACCGATTGCCGCGGCTTCCTGCTGTTTCTGGAGCAGCACGGCGTGCTCGACGCGGGCCAGCGTGAGCTGGTGATTGATCGCGCAATGGCGCTGGACCAGCACGAGATCGACCTGGATGACCTGAAATGGGTGGTCCTGATGGTGCTGTTCAACCAGCCTGGAAGCGAGGCGGCGTATGCCTGGATGGAAACCCAGATGTTCGAGGAAGAGCCCGACCCCGTGCATTGA
- a CDS encoding DNA topoisomerase I, whose amino-acid sequence MAKNLLIVESPAKAKTINKYLGKDFMVLASYGHVRDLIPKEGAVDPDANFAMRYDLIEKNQKHVEAIAKEARKAEAVFLATDPDREGEAISWHIAEILRERGLLEGKPLKRVVFTEITPRAINEAMANPRDIASDLVDAQQARRALDYLVGFNLSPVLWRKVQRGLSAGRVQSPALRMIVEREEEIEAFKAREYWSIVADCLHPSQAFNARLIKLDGKKFEQFTITDGDTAEAARQRIVGAAGGALQVTDVVSKERKRRPAAPFTTSTLQQEAARKLGFTTKRTMQVAQKLYEGVALGGEEGTVGLISYMRTDSVALSQDAVAEIRDVIARDYGIGAVPDQPVTYKSKAKNAQEAHEAVRPTSALRTPAQMASFLEDDARRLYELIWKRAVASQMVPATLNTVSVDLAAGGEHSFRVSGTTVIDPGFLAVYEEGKDTKAEDADDEGRKLPPMKTGDRIPLQQVNANQHFTEPPPRFSEASLVKTLEEYGIGRPSTYASIIATLLFRQYVELESRRFRPTDVGRAVSNFLSGHFTRYVDYDFTAKLEDELDAVSRGEQDWVPLMERFWTPFKEMVDDKMESVDRSQATGARELGTDPKTGKPVSVRLGRYGPYAAIGSTAEDAEDKPKFASLRPGQSMHTISLDDALELFLMPRHLGQDKGEDVSVGIGRFGPFAKRGAVYASLKKEDDPYKVDLARAVFLIEEKEEIARNRIIKEFEGSDIQVLNGRYGPYLSDGKLNGKIPKDREPASLTLEEVIQLMEETGKPMRKGFSKKAAKKAPAKKVVKKAAAKAPTKKATKKAAKKATKKVAKKATKKAVKKAPAKKATGTAASKSDAKSAGTTDATAG is encoded by the coding sequence ATGGCCAAGAACCTCCTTATCGTCGAATCGCCCGCCAAGGCCAAGACGATCAACAAATACCTCGGCAAGGACTTCATGGTCCTGGCCTCCTACGGTCACGTGCGTGACCTGATCCCGAAGGAAGGCGCGGTCGATCCCGATGCCAACTTCGCGATGCGCTACGACCTGATCGAGAAGAACCAGAAGCACGTCGAGGCCATCGCCAAGGAAGCCAGGAAGGCCGAGGCCGTGTTCCTGGCAACCGATCCGGATCGCGAGGGTGAGGCGATCAGCTGGCATATCGCCGAGATCCTGCGCGAGCGCGGCCTGCTGGAGGGCAAGCCGCTGAAGCGCGTGGTGTTCACCGAAATCACCCCGCGGGCGATCAACGAGGCGATGGCCAATCCGCGCGACATCGCCAGCGACCTGGTCGATGCGCAGCAGGCGCGCCGCGCGCTGGATTACCTGGTCGGCTTCAATCTGTCCCCGGTGCTGTGGCGCAAGGTCCAGCGCGGCCTGTCCGCCGGACGTGTGCAGTCGCCGGCGCTGCGCATGATCGTCGAGCGCGAGGAGGAGATCGAGGCGTTCAAGGCACGCGAGTACTGGTCGATCGTCGCCGACTGCCTGCACCCCTCGCAGGCCTTCAACGCGCGGCTGATCAAGCTGGACGGCAAGAAGTTCGAGCAGTTCACGATCACCGACGGGGATACCGCCGAGGCCGCCCGCCAGCGCATCGTCGGCGCCGCCGGGGGCGCGCTGCAGGTCACCGACGTGGTCAGCAAGGAGCGCAAGCGCCGCCCGGCCGCTCCCTTCACGACCTCGACCCTGCAGCAGGAGGCCGCGCGCAAGCTCGGCTTCACCACCAAGCGCACCATGCAGGTCGCGCAGAAACTCTACGAGGGCGTCGCCCTGGGTGGCGAAGAAGGCACGGTCGGCCTGATCAGCTACATGCGTACCGACTCGGTCGCCCTGTCGCAGGACGCGGTCGCCGAGATCCGCGACGTGATTGCCCGCGACTACGGCATCGGCGCGGTGCCCGACCAGCCGGTGACCTACAAATCCAAGGCCAAGAACGCGCAGGAAGCCCATGAGGCGGTGCGCCCGACCTCCGCGCTGCGCACGCCCGCGCAGATGGCCAGCTTCCTGGAGGATGACGCGCGCCGCCTGTACGAGCTGATCTGGAAGCGCGCCGTCGCCAGCCAGATGGTCCCGGCCACGCTCAACACCGTCTCGGTCGACCTGGCCGCCGGCGGCGAGCACAGCTTCCGGGTGTCGGGCACCACCGTGATCGACCCCGGCTTCCTGGCCGTGTACGAGGAAGGCAAGGACACCAAGGCCGAGGATGCCGACGACGAGGGCCGCAAGCTGCCGCCGATGAAGACCGGCGACCGCATCCCGCTGCAGCAGGTCAATGCCAACCAGCACTTCACCGAGCCACCGCCGCGTTTCTCGGAAGCCTCGCTGGTGAAGACCCTGGAGGAGTACGGCATCGGCCGGCCGTCCACCTACGCCTCGATCATCGCGACCCTGCTGTTCCGCCAGTACGTCGAGCTGGAAAGCCGCCGCTTCCGTCCCACCGACGTCGGCCGCGCGGTCAGCAATTTCCTCTCCGGCCATTTCACCCGCTACGTGGACTACGACTTCACGGCCAAGCTGGAGGACGAACTGGACGCCGTTTCACGCGGTGAGCAGGACTGGGTGCCGCTGATGGAGCGCTTCTGGACCCCGTTCAAGGAAATGGTCGACGACAAGATGGAGTCGGTCGACCGCAGCCAGGCCACCGGCGCGCGCGAGCTGGGCACCGACCCCAAGACCGGCAAGCCGGTCAGCGTGCGCCTGGGTCGATACGGGCCGTACGCCGCCATCGGCAGCACCGCCGAGGACGCCGAGGACAAGCCCAAGTTCGCCTCGTTGCGGCCCGGCCAGAGCATGCACACCATCAGCCTGGACGATGCGCTGGAGCTGTTCCTGATGCCGCGCCACCTGGGCCAGGACAAGGGCGAGGACGTCAGCGTCGGTATCGGCCGCTTCGGGCCGTTCGCCAAGCGCGGCGCGGTCTACGCATCGCTGAAGAAGGAAGACGACCCGTACAAGGTCGACCTGGCGCGCGCGGTGTTCCTGATCGAGGAGAAGGAAGAGATCGCGCGCAACCGGATCATCAAGGAGTTCGAGGGCAGCGATATCCAGGTGCTCAATGGCCGCTACGGCCCGTACCTGAGTGACGGCAAGCTCAACGGCAAGATCCCCAAGGATCGCGAGCCGGCCTCGCTGACGCTGGAGGAGGTGATCCAGTTGATGGAGGAAACCGGCAAGCCGATGCGCAAGGGCTTTAGCAAGAAGGCAGCCAAGAAGGCGCCGGCGAAGAAGGTGGTCAAGAAGGCGGCGGCCAAGGCCCCGACGAAGAAAGCGACGAAGAAGGCTGCCAAGAAAGCCACCAAGAAGGTAGCGAAAAAGGCCACGAAGAAGGCGGTGAAGAAAGCCCCGGCCAAAAAGGCCACCGGGACGGCGGCGAGCAAATCGGACGCCAAATCGGCGGGAACCACCGACGCGACGGCCGGGTAA